The sequence GGGGAAGCCGGTTGCCAGCGTGGCGGGAGACACCATCACAGTCGAGCGAACTCGGTTCGGCCCCCGATTCGAGAGCGACGCGTTCGAGACGCTGGTCTACCCCGCCCGTCGCGGCCACGCCCAGACGACGCTCGCGTTCTGGCGGCGCGTGCTCGCGGCACGCCAGCCGCTGTACGCGTCGGCGCCGGGGTCGACCGATCCATCGCCCGGATCACGTGAGGGGGTACTCTCGGATGGGGCGCACTAATCCGACCTACCGCGACCTCCTCGAGCGCGTCGAGGGGCGGTGGGAACCCTATCGCCGGGGGCTCCGTCGCGACGACAAGCCGCACTTCGATCGGCTGTTCGGCCACGCGCGAACCCACGCCGACGCGAGCGGGCTGCAGAACCACGACGACCCCATGGCGGCGATCCTGCTGTCCGTCGCGCTGGAACAGGAAAAGGAGATCGCGGCCCTGTCGGCGCGGGTGGCGGCGCTGGAGGCGGCGATCGAGGATAGCTCGGGGGAGCGGGGATGACCTTCAAAGTCGACTACCTCGACGAAGGCGTCCTCGCCTGGGAGTCCGAAAGCGACGGCGCGACTGTCTCCGTCGACGAGGACTACCGGCCGACGATCTACCTCGCCGCAGATGAGTACTCGATCGTCGAGGCGAACCGCGCGGCCGTCGACGACCATCCCAACGTCGTCAAGACGGCCCGCGAGTCCTGGCGTCGTGGGTTCCGCCACGATCACGAACCGATGCTCCGGATCGACGTGGCCGACATCGACGCGGTGACGCCGGTCGCCCGCCAGCTCTCGACCCTGGAACGGGCCGGCGACCTCCGCCTGTTCAACGTGGACTTCTCGCGGGAGTTTCGGTACTGCCTGGAGACCGAATGTATCCCCGCGGATGACGCCGACCTCTCGACACTTTCTCTCGCCGCGCCGCCGACCGAACTCGCCGCCGACGATCCCGGTGTCCGGGAGGCGACCGTCGACGGCCAGACCGTCACCGGCGATCCGGTGGGGGTACTCGACACCGTTCTCGACCGGGTCCAGCACCGCGACCCGGACGTGTTGGTCCTGGGCAGCGCTGACATCGTTCCGCAGCTGTTTGCCGTGGCCGACGAACACGAACTTGGTCCGGTGCGCCTGGGCCGGCGGCCGGGCTACCAGCGCCTGGCAGGTCGCTCGACCTACGAGAGCTACGGTCGCGTCGGGCACTCGCCCGCCCGGTACAACGTCCCCGGCCGGGCCATCATCGACCGCTCGAACACCTTCTTCTACCACGAGACGAATCTCGCGGGGTGTCTGGATCTGGTCGGTCGGTCGGGCAAGCCGCTCCAGGAACTCGCGTGGGCCTCCATCGGAAACGTTCTCACCGCGATGCAGATCCACGAGGCGCTGGACCGTGACGTCCTCGTCCCGTGGCGATCCTGGCGACACGAACGGTTCAAGTCGATGCGGACACTCGACGACGCCGACCGCGGCGGCCACACAATCACCCCGGCGGTCGGCCTCCACGAAACCGTCCACGAACTGGACTTCTCATCGCTGTATCCCTCCATCATCGTCGGGAAGAACATCTCTCCGGAGACCATTCGCGGCGACTGCGAGGAGAGCGAGACCGTGCCGAGACTGGGGTACGACGTCTGCACCGACCGCGGCTATCTTCCGGACGTGCTCGCCCCGCTCATCGAGGACCGCGAGGCGATCAAGACTGCCATCCGCGAGACGGACGATCCGGACCGACGCCAGGACCTCCAGGGTCGCTCTGGTGCCATCAAGTGGATCCTCGTCTCGTGTTTCGGCTACCAGGGCTTCTCGAACGCCAAGTTCGGCCGCATCGAGGCCCACGAGGCCATCAACGCCTACGCTCGCGACATCCTCCTCACCGCCAAGGAGGCCCTGGAGGCCGCCGGCTGGCGCGTCGTCCACGGCATCGTCGACAGCGTCTGGGTGACCCCGCGGGCGGACGAACCGCAAGACCCGCTCGAGTCCGTCGCGGCCGCCGTCTCCGAGGACGTGGGCATCGACCTCGAATACGAGGCGGCCTACGACTGGGTGGCCTTCGTCCCGCGTCGCGAGGGTAGCGGTGGGGCGCTCACGAAGTACTTCGGTCGGTACGCCACGCCGCAACCCGACGGGACCGCCTACAAGTACCGGGGGATCGAGGCGCGCCAGCGCAGCACCTGCGAATGGGTCACCACGGTGCAACGGACGCTCGTCGCCACGCTGGACGAGCACCGCCGCGCCGAACCGGTCCTCGACCGGCTGGCAGTCGCCCTCGCCCGCCTCGACCGCGGCGACGTCGATCCGGACCGACTCGTCGTCACCAACCGGGTCTCGAGACGGGTCGAGGAGTACACACAGGCGACCCGCAACGTGGCCGCCCTGGAGCGCGCCGCGGCCCGCGGCCTGGAGCGGTTCCCCGGACAGGACGTGGAGTACGTGGTCGTCGACGACGAGAAGGATTCCCGGGAGCGCGTGGCGCTCGCCTCCGAGAACCCGGCCACCTACGACACGTCGTTCTACTGGGACCGGGCCATCCGTGCCGCCGAGAGCGTCGTCTCGCCGCTGGGGTGGGATCGCGAACGGATTCGCGAGTACCTCGCGGCGACGACCGCCACGTCGCTGTCCGCGTTCGAAAGCGGGGGTGTCTCCCCGTGAGGCCGGCGCCCGAGGACCTGTGCGATTCGCTCGCAGGCGCCGACTTTCGGGCGTGGTATCGCGAGCGCGAGCACCGACGGAACGCCCGGGACGGCAACTTCCAGTGGAACACGCCCGCCGACCCGCCGGCGCCCGCGGTCCACCGGCCGCATACGTTTCTCACCTGCCACCGAAAGCAACGCTATCGCGAGGAGAATGCACCCGGGGAGATCCCGACTCCCGCGGGTCGGTTCTGGATCGGCAGCCGCATCGAGGAGGAGCTGGTCCTCGAGTACCTGACCGCGCTCGCACCCGACGAGGCGTTCGTGGGCAACTCACTCTGGATCGACGCGGCCATCGAGACACCACGGGAGGACCTGCGACTCCGCGGGTCGACCGACCCGGTGTTCGCGACCAGAAACGGAACGCCGCTGCTGCCCACGGAGGTCAAGACGAAACGGAGCGTCGAAACCGTCGACGAGCCGGCAGAACACCATCGCGCACAGCTACACGCCTACCTTTACGGGCTCTCGGCCACCCGGGACGTCGACCTGGACCGAGGGGTGGTGCTCTACGTTTCGCGCGTGGATCTCGACGCCCGGGCCGTCACCGTGCCATTCGACGAGGACTTCTGGACCCGACGGATTCGCCCATGGCTCCTGGCGCTGACTCAATACCGGCGACAGAACGGGATCCCGCCGGCGGACCCGGAACAGGACTGGGAGTGTGACACCTGCGAGTTTCGCATCAGGTGCGGGCAGACCGATGCACCCGTCGCAGACGCCGGGTTCGACGGTTTCGTCCCCGAACACCGCTATCCACACCAACGGGTCATGTCGGCGTTGGCGGCGAACGACGAACTCGAATTGACGCCAACGCTCGCCGCGACGTACCCGAATCTCGCGGCCACCAACCCGGTCGCTGACTGGACGTGTGAAGCCTGTGGGGCCACGTTCGCGTACGAATCCGTCGAGTGGCACGGTGGCGACGCCCCGACCTGCGAACGGTGTGCGA is a genomic window of Halanaeroarchaeum sulfurireducens containing:
- a CDS encoding CRISPR-associated protein Cas4, whose amino-acid sequence is MRPAPEDLCDSLAGADFRAWYREREHRRNARDGNFQWNTPADPPAPAVHRPHTFLTCHRKQRYREENAPGEIPTPAGRFWIGSRIEEELVLEYLTALAPDEAFVGNSLWIDAAIETPREDLRLRGSTDPVFATRNGTPLLPTEVKTKRSVETVDEPAEHHRAQLHAYLYGLSATRDVDLDRGVVLYVSRVDLDARAVTVPFDEDFWTRRIRPWLLALTQYRRQNGIPPADPEQDWECDTCEFRIRCGQTDAPVADAGFDGFVPEHRYPHQRVMSALAANDELELTPTLAATYPNLAATNPVADWTCEACGATFAYESVEWHGGDAPTCERCARAGTFARLRGPVPDAAPLLETP
- a CDS encoding type B DNA-directed DNA polymerase, with translation MTFKVDYLDEGVLAWESESDGATVSVDEDYRPTIYLAADEYSIVEANRAAVDDHPNVVKTARESWRRGFRHDHEPMLRIDVADIDAVTPVARQLSTLERAGDLRLFNVDFSREFRYCLETECIPADDADLSTLSLAAPPTELAADDPGVREATVDGQTVTGDPVGVLDTVLDRVQHRDPDVLVLGSADIVPQLFAVADEHELGPVRLGRRPGYQRLAGRSTYESYGRVGHSPARYNVPGRAIIDRSNTFFYHETNLAGCLDLVGRSGKPLQELAWASIGNVLTAMQIHEALDRDVLVPWRSWRHERFKSMRTLDDADRGGHTITPAVGLHETVHELDFSSLYPSIIVGKNISPETIRGDCEESETVPRLGYDVCTDRGYLPDVLAPLIEDREAIKTAIRETDDPDRRQDLQGRSGAIKWILVSCFGYQGFSNAKFGRIEAHEAINAYARDILLTAKEALEAAGWRVVHGIVDSVWVTPRADEPQDPLESVAAAVSEDVGIDLEYEAAYDWVAFVPRREGSGGALTKYFGRYATPQPDGTAYKYRGIEARQRSTCEWVTTVQRTLVATLDEHRRAEPVLDRLAVALARLDRGDVDPDRLVVTNRVSRRVEEYTQATRNVAALERAAARGLERFPGQDVEYVVVDDEKDSRERVALASENPATYDTSFYWDRAIRAAESVVSPLGWDRERIREYLAATTATSLSAFESGGVSP